One genomic region from Bacteroidales bacterium encodes:
- a CDS encoding radical SAM protein encodes MMKSIVEADYTHFLEPFQNCSLCPRQCNVDRLTGAAGWCRSDAGFNIASICIHHGEEPVIGGEAGICNVFFDHCNLQCVYCQNDQISSNKLKHSVRYPSLQVVVDDILKCLDQGCKSVGFVSPSHYVPHVKMIVTALKDLGRNPVIVYNTNAYDRVETLRSLENIVDVYLPDFKYLDAALAKRYSRAKDYPEVAMKALREMYRQKGSSLITDEEGVATSGILVRHLVLPGQIENSVAALRFLAEEISTSIHISLMSQYAPTLAVQHFAGLNRGITQEEYRQVLEAFDELGFRNGFIQELESGANYNPDFDRVHPFEGI; translated from the coding sequence ATGATGAAATCTATTGTTGAGGCTGATTACACTCATTTTCTGGAGCCATTTCAAAATTGTTCGCTGTGCCCGCGCCAATGCAACGTGGATCGGCTGACGGGAGCTGCCGGCTGGTGCCGAAGCGATGCCGGTTTTAATATCGCTTCCATTTGTATTCATCATGGTGAAGAGCCTGTGATAGGAGGGGAGGCGGGTATTTGCAACGTTTTTTTTGATCATTGCAACCTGCAGTGTGTCTATTGTCAAAACGATCAGATCAGCAGCAACAAACTAAAACATTCTGTTCGCTACCCTTCGCTTCAGGTAGTAGTGGATGATATTTTAAAATGTCTGGATCAGGGATGCAAAAGCGTGGGTTTTGTCTCGCCGTCGCATTATGTGCCGCACGTGAAGATGATTGTGACGGCGCTGAAAGATTTGGGACGAAATCCGGTTATCGTTTATAATACCAATGCGTATGATCGGGTGGAAACCCTGCGCAGCCTCGAAAACATCGTGGATGTTTATCTACCTGATTTTAAATATTTGGATGCTGCGCTGGCAAAGCGTTATTCGCGGGCAAAAGATTATCCCGAAGTTGCCATGAAAGCTTTGCGCGAAATGTACCGCCAGAAAGGCTCTTCACTCATCACCGACGAGGAGGGTGTGGCTACAAGTGGAATTTTGGTTCGGCATCTGGTGTTGCCCGGACAAATCGAAAATAGTGTGGCGGCATTGCGCTTTCTGGCCGAAGAAATTTCTACATCTATCCACATCTCGCTGATGTCGCAGTATGCGCCCACGCTGGCTGTACAACATTTTGCCGGACTCAACCGTGGCATCACTCAGGAGGAGTATCGCCAGGTACTCGAAGCTTTTGATGAACTGGGCTTCCGCAATGGTTTTATCCAGGAGTTGGAGAGCGGAGCTAATTATAATCCGGATTTCGATAGAGTGCATCCTTTTGAGGGGATATAA
- a CDS encoding RyR domain-containing protein produces MVEHRKLAEQIKTTLSSENDLKEAKKTFERLKAELLEFHPICDRDSLQSGTQIKLFNINELAARHVFRQYPPDRFRPVVSKNDAPIHILLIGFSQMGEELLKLCLQNCHFINGSKSRITLLGENIHLIENKMRNKRKDMKRLFFINFVELNPHHLTSECATGKNIEDVDIIYICSDSDGLQASYSIKAVEVFDKKIPIIRWFTKDVMSGITVEKPENAHTVEIFNVVAKHENITDLNIDKIAIAVHHRWLKRAIKDYVEKVDANLTPSGKLPEMKETMLPWHLLDEEIRDDNRSVVEHCFIKFRAMNQFTDPRYFLNPWEAAVDFGFLNDQQNVLQLAEKEHRRWMATKYYYAWSYNRKRNEPKKEHKNLVNFNKLDEGTKKYDIDQILELKEIWELIKKQNPDGMQKSII; encoded by the coding sequence TTGGTTGAGCACCGAAAGTTAGCTGAGCAGATCAAAACGACGTTATCATCTGAAAATGACCTGAAGGAAGCAAAGAAAACCTTTGAACGGCTTAAAGCTGAATTACTTGAATTTCATCCTATTTGCGATAGAGATTCATTACAATCGGGTACTCAGATCAAATTATTCAATATTAATGAATTAGCAGCAAGGCATGTTTTCAGGCAATACCCACCCGATCGGTTTAGACCTGTCGTTTCAAAAAATGATGCCCCGATTCATATTTTGTTAATCGGGTTCAGTCAAATGGGAGAAGAGCTGCTTAAACTTTGCTTACAAAATTGCCATTTCATCAATGGTAGTAAAAGCAGAATCACCCTATTGGGAGAGAATATTCATCTGATTGAGAATAAAATGAGGAATAAGCGAAAGGATATGAAAAGGTTGTTTTTTATAAATTTTGTTGAACTCAATCCCCACCACCTTACTTCGGAATGTGCTACCGGGAAAAATATTGAAGATGTTGATATCATTTATATTTGTAGTGATTCAGATGGTTTGCAAGCATCCTATTCAATTAAAGCAGTAGAAGTTTTTGATAAAAAAATACCCATAATTCGTTGGTTTACAAAAGATGTAATGTCGGGAATAACTGTTGAAAAACCAGAAAACGCCCATACAGTTGAGATTTTTAACGTCGTTGCAAAGCACGAAAATATTACGGATCTGAATATTGATAAGATTGCCATTGCTGTTCATCACCGCTGGCTAAAACGGGCAATAAAAGATTATGTCGAAAAAGTTGATGCTAATTTAACTCCATCCGGCAAGCTGCCGGAAATGAAGGAAACGATGTTGCCCTGGCACCTGTTGGATGAAGAAATACGTGATGATAACCGTTCGGTCGTTGAGCATTGCTTTATCAAATTCAGGGCAATGAATCAGTTTACCGACCCGAGATATTTTCTAAACCCATGGGAAGCAGCTGTCGATTTTGGATTTCTTAATGATCAGCAAAATGTGTTGCAATTAGCTGAAAAAGAGCACAGGCGTTGGATGGCTACAAAGTATTATTATGCCTGGAGCTACAATCGCAAAAGGAACGAACCAAAAAAGGAACATAAAAATCTGGTTAATTTCAATAAATTGGATGAAGGAACAAAAAAATACGACATCGATCAAATCCTTGAGCTTAAAGAAATATGGGAATTAATCAAAAAACAAAACCCGGATGGCATGCAGAAGTCTATAATTTAG
- a CDS encoding glycosyltransferase family 1 protein, with the protein MKIAVNTRLLIKDKLEGIGWFTYENLRRITTQHPEHTFYFLFDRKFHPSFIFADNVIPLVVPPQARHPLLYYVWFEFSVPRALKKIGAQMFFSPDGYLSLKTQVPSMNVFHDLNFEHYPQDLPRAERRFYRNYFPEYAFKAKRIATVSEYSKLDIVKLYGVEKDKIDVVYNGANELFVPLDEATRDATRKKYTAGAPYFLFIGSLHPRKNLARLFPAYDAFKATDNQGVKLLIVGEKKWWTSEIEDAYNNMQYRDEVIFSGRLRVDELHHVLASALATTYVSYFEGFGIPIVESFYCDVPVITSNVTSMPEVAGDAALLVDPFSVPSITDALQQIATNADLREDLIIKGRERRKMFSWQKTSERLWCSMEKLIEQID; encoded by the coding sequence GTGAAAATAGCAGTAAATACCAGACTTTTGATCAAAGACAAGCTCGAAGGCATCGGATGGTTTACCTACGAGAACCTTCGGCGCATCACCACGCAGCATCCCGAGCACACCTTTTACTTCCTGTTTGATCGCAAATTTCATCCTTCTTTTATTTTTGCCGACAATGTAATTCCGCTGGTAGTCCCACCACAAGCGCGGCATCCGCTGCTGTATTATGTGTGGTTTGAATTTTCGGTGCCACGGGCACTCAAGAAAATTGGGGCGCAGATGTTCTTCTCACCAGACGGATATCTTTCGTTAAAAACCCAGGTGCCGTCGATGAATGTTTTTCACGATCTCAACTTCGAGCACTACCCGCAAGATCTGCCGCGTGCCGAGCGCCGGTTTTACCGAAACTATTTTCCGGAATATGCTTTCAAAGCCAAACGAATTGCTACAGTATCTGAATATTCAAAACTGGACATCGTAAAGCTATATGGTGTAGAAAAAGATAAAATAGATGTGGTTTACAATGGTGCCAATGAACTGTTTGTTCCGCTGGATGAGGCAACACGCGACGCCACCCGAAAAAAATATACCGCTGGCGCTCCTTACTTTCTTTTCATCGGATCGCTGCACCCACGCAAAAACCTGGCGCGACTTTTCCCGGCCTACGATGCTTTTAAAGCTACCGACAATCAGGGCGTCAAGCTGCTGATAGTTGGAGAAAAAAAGTGGTGGACTTCCGAAATTGAGGATGCATACAACAACATGCAATACCGCGACGAAGTGATCTTCTCCGGGCGACTGCGCGTGGACGAATTACACCACGTGCTGGCCTCGGCACTGGCCACCACTTACGTTAGTTATTTTGAGGGCTTTGGCATCCCCATTGTCGAGTCTTTCTATTGCGATGTGCCGGTAATTACAAGCAACGTAACCTCTATGCCCGAAGTAGCCGGCGACGCCGCCCTGCTGGTCGATCCTTTCTCGGTACCATCCATAACGGACGCATTGCAGCAAATCGCTACCAACGCTGACCTGCGTGAGGATTTGATTATTAAAGGACGCGAGCGACGAAAAATGTTCAGTTGGCAAAAAACTTCCGAGCGATTGTGGTGTTCTATGGAAAAACTTATCGAACAAATCGACTGA
- a CDS encoding glycoside hydrolase family 47 protein, with the protein MRIKPNVSKSFYQKLFLLTLIGFFAIRTASAQNPEMAEKVKAEFVRAWDDYKTYAWPHDLLKPVSRSYSDWYEHSLHISPIDAYSTMKVMHLEEQAAEVEKYVKEEVDFDKDIFVKTFEVNIRILGGLLTMFDFTNDTALLAKAIDFGDRMLPAFDSPTGIPYYWVNLKTGAVKGDEVNVAEAGSYLIEMGMLSHYTGNPIYYQKAKAASMAIFSRRSPIGLIGERINIVSGEWTDERSHIGCCIDSYYEYLCKGSLLFGDEELGDMWKQSLKAINRHLTEKINGRLWYGQVDMNTGEIINRVVTLYDAFFPAVLALSQKINQAADFQDSWFWLWNKNGLEPMVYDYGTDSITHPSYDLNPEIVESAYYLYYYTNDEKYMQMNVTIFEDLLEHCRYDVAYTSIANVKTKERSDELPTFFFAETLKYLYLTFSDEYDHFLDEHVLSTEAHPFKKSNFAR; encoded by the coding sequence ATGAGAATAAAACCTAACGTTTCAAAATCATTTTATCAAAAACTATTTCTGCTTACGCTGATTGGATTCTTCGCCATCAGGACAGCCTCTGCGCAGAATCCCGAAATGGCGGAAAAGGTGAAGGCGGAGTTTGTTCGTGCCTGGGACGATTATAAAACCTACGCCTGGCCGCACGATCTACTCAAGCCTGTTTCTCGCAGCTATTCCGACTGGTACGAGCATTCGCTGCACATATCCCCCATCGATGCCTACAGCACCATGAAGGTGATGCACTTGGAGGAGCAGGCCGCCGAGGTGGAAAAGTACGTGAAGGAGGAAGTGGATTTTGATAAAGATATTTTTGTTAAAACTTTTGAAGTCAACATCCGCATCCTCGGCGGACTGCTCACCATGTTTGATTTTACCAACGATACAGCGCTGCTTGCCAAGGCTATCGACTTTGGTGACCGGATGCTTCCTGCTTTCGATTCGCCCACCGGCATACCATACTATTGGGTCAACCTAAAAACCGGAGCCGTGAAAGGTGACGAAGTAAATGTTGCTGAAGCCGGCAGTTATCTTATCGAAATGGGCATGCTGAGCCACTACACCGGCAATCCGATTTATTATCAAAAAGCCAAGGCCGCTTCGATGGCAATTTTTAGCCGCCGCTCGCCCATCGGGCTTATAGGCGAACGCATCAACATCGTCAGCGGCGAATGGACGGATGAACGAAGTCACATCGGTTGCTGCATCGACAGCTACTACGAATATCTTTGTAAAGGATCGCTACTTTTTGGCGACGAAGAGCTGGGTGATATGTGGAAGCAAAGTCTGAAAGCTATCAACAGACATCTGACCGAAAAAATAAACGGCAGATTATGGTATGGACAGGTCGACATGAACACCGGTGAAATCATTAATCGAGTGGTAACGCTCTACGACGCCTTCTTTCCGGCAGTTTTGGCTTTAAGCCAAAAAATAAATCAGGCCGCCGACTTTCAGGATTCGTGGTTTTGGCTGTGGAATAAAAATGGGCTTGAGCCAATGGTTTACGACTACGGCACCGACAGCATCACGCATCCTTCTTACGACCTGAACCCTGAGATTGTTGAGTCGGCGTATTACCTTTATTATTACACCAACGACGAAAAATACATGCAGATGAACGTCACCATTTTTGAGGATTTGCTAGAGCATTGCCGATACGATGTCGCCTATACTTCCATTGCCAACGTAAAAACCAAAGAGCGCAGCGACGAGCTACCGACTTTTTTCTTTGCCGAAACACTCAAATATCTCTATCTGACTTTCAGTGATGAATACGATCATTTTCTGGATGAGCACGTCCTGAGCACCGAAGCACACCCATTCAAAAAGAGTAATTTTGCCAGATAA
- the recN gene encoding DNA repair protein RecN — translation MLKQISIKNYALIDQLETSFEAGFSVLTGETGAGKSIILGALSLILGQRADQQAVKDKNEKCIIEGIFDISQQDLRLFFEENNLDYQPELTILRREILPSGKSRAFVNDTPVMLNQMKSLADLLIDIHSQNSITLLQDAAFQLDVLDNFCNNIGELRSYRSLYHSYRSKMQQVEILRSAEEQARTEQDFYKYQYDEIVKVAPAMGEQEEIEEELGMLKHAEEIKSRLFNVSQLLESDNGIEQIFGEILTEYKPLRSYSAELNAIGERLESSRLELMDLAAEVHKVGAHVEVNPVRADALTERVNLIYQLQHKHKVADVESLLAVCDEYRHKMDDYDSMADKIFAGEKELELMMKKLQEQATALSASRKKGCTGLEARIVETISQLGMPDARLKVEITPARQLTENGMDTVVFLFNANKGGTLMEMSKIASGGELSRLMLAIKSLIAFKNLIPTIIFDEIDSGVSGEVAGKMAAIMQNMGERMQVITITHLPQIAARGTTHYFVSKRTTGQTTQTTISRLSQQQRVTEIAKMLSDATITNAALTTAAELMQN, via the coding sequence TTGTTAAAACAAATTTCCATAAAAAATTATGCGCTCATCGACCAGCTCGAAACTTCTTTCGAAGCTGGCTTTTCTGTGCTTACCGGCGAAACAGGTGCGGGGAAATCCATTATTCTGGGAGCCCTCTCGCTTATCCTGGGCCAGCGTGCCGATCAGCAGGCCGTTAAAGATAAAAATGAGAAATGCATAATAGAAGGTATTTTCGACATCAGCCAACAAGACCTGCGGCTTTTTTTTGAAGAAAACAATCTCGACTATCAGCCCGAACTCACCATTCTGCGCCGTGAAATATTGCCTTCCGGAAAATCCAGAGCTTTCGTCAACGACACGCCGGTGATGCTCAACCAGATGAAATCGTTGGCTGATCTGCTCATCGACATCCATTCTCAAAACAGCATTACTCTTTTGCAGGATGCTGCCTTTCAGCTCGATGTTCTCGACAATTTCTGTAATAATATCGGGGAACTACGGAGTTACAGGTCACTTTATCATTCGTATCGCAGCAAAATGCAGCAGGTGGAAATATTGCGCAGTGCGGAAGAACAGGCACGTACTGAACAGGATTTTTATAAATATCAATACGATGAAATTGTAAAGGTAGCTCCGGCAATGGGCGAACAGGAGGAGATAGAGGAGGAGCTGGGCATGCTCAAACATGCCGAAGAGATCAAAAGCCGGCTGTTCAATGTAAGCCAGTTGCTGGAGTCCGATAACGGAATAGAGCAAATTTTTGGAGAAATCCTCACAGAATATAAACCATTGCGCAGCTACTCCGCCGAGCTAAATGCCATTGGCGAACGCCTCGAGAGCAGCCGCCTGGAGTTGATGGACCTGGCAGCAGAAGTTCACAAAGTAGGCGCACATGTGGAAGTAAATCCCGTTCGTGCTGATGCGCTCACCGAACGGGTAAATCTGATTTATCAGTTGCAGCACAAGCACAAAGTGGCCGATGTGGAAAGCCTTCTGGCTGTGTGTGATGAATATCGCCACAAAATGGACGACTACGATTCGATGGCCGATAAAATATTTGCCGGTGAAAAGGAGCTGGAGCTGATGATGAAAAAGCTGCAAGAGCAAGCCACAGCACTTTCTGCAAGCCGAAAAAAAGGCTGTACCGGATTGGAAGCAAGGATAGTGGAAACTATTTCCCAGCTTGGGATGCCCGACGCGCGGCTGAAAGTGGAAATAACACCGGCGCGCCAACTCACCGAAAACGGAATGGACACGGTGGTTTTTCTTTTTAATGCCAACAAGGGCGGCACACTGATGGAGATGAGTAAGATCGCTTCGGGCGGAGAGCTTTCACGATTGATGCTGGCCATCAAATCGTTGATAGCTTTTAAAAACCTCATTCCCACCATCATCTTCGACGAAATCGACAGTGGCGTCTCGGGTGAGGTGGCTGGAAAAATGGCAGCCATCATGCAAAATATGGGCGAACGGATGCAGGTAATTACCATCACCCACCTCCCTCAAATTGCAGCAAGAGGCACCACCCATTATTTTGTGAGCAAACGCACCACGGGGCAAACCACACAAACCACCATTAGCAGGCTAAGCCAGCAACAACGTGTGACGGAGATAGCCAAGATGCTTTCCGATGCCACTATTACCAACGCAGCTCTGACCACCGCCGCCGAGCTGATGCAGAATTGA
- a CDS encoding SDR family oxidoreductase, producing the protein MAYNLLKGKKGIIFGALNNLSIAWKVAERAHEEGAEFVLSNTPVALRFGELDELAAKTGALVIPADATSEKDLENLIKQTMEHFGGKVDFILHSIGMSMNVRKGNPYNDLNYNYLMKTLDISAVSFHKVMQIAYKLDAINNWGSVVALSYVAAQRTLYRYNDMADAKALLESITRSFGYIFGRERRIRVNTISQSPTRTTAGSGVKGIEGLMDFTNRMSPLGNATADECADYVVTIFSDLSRKVTMQNLYHDGGFSSMGMSYSAMQIYTRSLDCKDCPDYSDEEEFPIND; encoded by the coding sequence ATGGCTTACAATTTATTAAAAGGAAAAAAAGGGATCATTTTTGGAGCCCTCAACAACTTATCGATAGCCTGGAAAGTGGCTGAGCGTGCCCACGAGGAAGGCGCTGAATTTGTTCTTAGCAACACTCCGGTGGCTTTGCGATTTGGTGAACTCGACGAGCTGGCCGCCAAAACCGGTGCGCTGGTGATACCTGCTGATGCCACCAGCGAGAAAGACCTCGAGAATCTCATCAAACAAACCATGGAGCATTTTGGTGGCAAGGTCGATTTTATCCTGCATTCCATTGGCATGTCGATGAACGTGCGCAAAGGCAATCCTTATAACGACCTTAACTATAACTACCTGATGAAAACCCTCGACATCTCGGCGGTTTCGTTTCACAAGGTGATGCAGATAGCGTATAAACTTGACGCGATCAATAATTGGGGCTCGGTGGTAGCGCTGTCGTATGTGGCAGCCCAACGTACGCTTTATCGTTACAATGATATGGCCGACGCCAAAGCACTGCTCGAAAGCATTACGCGCAGCTTTGGATACATCTTTGGCCGCGAGCGCAGAATCCGTGTCAACACCATTTCACAATCGCCTACCCGAACCACCGCAGGCAGCGGTGTGAAAGGCATAGAAGGGCTGATGGATTTTACCAACCGAATGTCGCCGCTCGGAAATGCCACCGCCGATGAATGCGCCGACTATGTCGTAACCATCTTCAGTGATCTTTCGCGCAAAGTGACCATGCAAAACCTCTATCACGACGGCGGCTTTTCGAGTATGGGCATGAGTTATAGCGCCATGCAAATTTACACCCGCAGCCTCGACTGTAAAGATTGTCCCGACTACAGCGATGAGGAAGAGTTTCCGATAAACGATTAG
- a CDS encoding pyridoxal phosphate-dependent aminotransferase, whose protein sequence is MKDTPINYELVKETIRKSGLPKVGNASIREIKKLIDQLEKATGERYVRMEMGIPGLPPTQIGVDAQKAALDKGVAAIYPDIFGIAPLKGQISQFVKNFMGIDVSPEGCLPTVGSMQGSFAAFMTLNRMHADREGTLFIDPGFPVHKQQLRVLGQGWESFDVYNYRGDKLHDKLESYLKTGKICTILYSNPNNPSWICFTEKELQTIGELANKYNVIVIEDLAYFAMDFRKDYSKPGVPPYQPTVARYTDSYVLLISSSKAFSYAGERIGMMVLSDKLFNTTAPDLKRYYKSTNVGYAIVFETLYSLSSGTNHSAQYALTAILKAANNGELDFVEIVKEYGEKAKIMKKLFTNNGFYIVYDKDEDQDIADGFYFTFAYPGMTGAELLEEMLYYGVSAITLDITGSERHEGIRACVSLVNRNQFGDLENRLKKFHADHKK, encoded by the coding sequence ATGAAAGATACGCCCATAAACTATGAGCTTGTAAAAGAAACCATCCGCAAAAGCGGACTACCTAAAGTTGGTAACGCCTCCATCCGGGAAATTAAAAAACTTATCGATCAGCTCGAGAAAGCTACCGGCGAGCGCTACGTTCGCATGGAGATGGGAATACCCGGACTGCCGCCCACACAAATTGGCGTAGATGCACAAAAAGCAGCCCTCGACAAAGGAGTGGCCGCTATCTATCCCGACATCTTTGGCATTGCTCCGCTGAAAGGACAAATTTCACAATTTGTCAAAAATTTCATGGGCATCGACGTGAGTCCGGAAGGCTGTCTACCAACTGTTGGATCGATGCAGGGAAGCTTTGCTGCTTTTATGACCCTCAACCGCATGCATGCCGACCGCGAAGGAACATTGTTTATCGACCCCGGTTTCCCGGTACACAAACAGCAGCTCCGCGTATTGGGTCAGGGATGGGAATCGTTTGACGTTTACAATTACCGTGGCGACAAGCTTCACGATAAACTCGAATCGTATCTTAAAACAGGTAAGATTTGCACCATTTTATATTCCAACCCCAACAACCCATCCTGGATTTGCTTTACAGAAAAAGAACTGCAAACCATCGGCGAACTGGCCAACAAGTACAATGTAATTGTAATAGAAGACCTGGCCTATTTTGCTATGGACTTCCGTAAAGATTATTCCAAACCGGGAGTTCCGCCCTATCAGCCTACGGTGGCAAGATACACCGACAGCTATGTACTTCTGATTTCCAGTTCAAAAGCATTCAGCTATGCCGGCGAAAGAATTGGTATGATGGTGCTTTCCGACAAGCTTTTCAACACCACTGCTCCTGACCTGAAACGCTATTACAAATCGACAAATGTTGGCTACGCCATCGTCTTCGAAACTCTCTACTCGCTAAGCTCCGGCACAAACCACTCGGCACAATATGCGCTGACTGCAATCCTGAAAGCCGCTAACAATGGCGAATTGGATTTTGTCGAAATCGTCAAAGAATATGGCGAGAAAGCGAAGATTATGAAGAAATTATTCACCAACAATGGTTTTTATATCGTTTATGACAAAGACGAAGACCAGGATATCGCCGACGGGTTTTACTTCACCTTTGCTTATCCCGGCATGACCGGCGCCGAGCTGCTGGAAGAGATGCTCTATTATGGCGTTTCAGCCATTACCCTCGACATCACCGGAAGCGAACGCCATGAGGGCATCCGCGCATGCGTGTCGCTGGTAAACCGCAACCAGTTTGGTGACCTCGAAAATCGCCTGAAGAAGTTTCATGCAGACCACAAGAAATAA
- the kdsA gene encoding 3-deoxy-8-phosphooctulonate synthase, with the protein MPQIKHLPIGNFFLMAGPCVIENHETPYAIVEHIIEITNRLGIPYIFKASYRKANRSRMDSFMGIGDEAALRILADIRKRYQVPVVTDIHSAAEAEMAAEYVDILQIPAFLCRQTDLLVAAAKTQRTINIKKGQFLSGASMRFAVEKVREAGNEKVMLTERGSMFGYQDLVVDFRNIPEMKKNQVPVVLDCTHSLQQPNQQEGVTGGRPDLIETIAKAGIAAGADGLFIETHPNPAKALSDGANMLHLDLLDELLQKLVHISLAVR; encoded by the coding sequence ATTCCACAAATAAAACATCTCCCCATCGGGAACTTCTTTTTGATGGCCGGCCCGTGCGTCATCGAAAATCACGAAACACCGTATGCTATTGTTGAGCATATTATCGAAATCACCAACCGACTGGGAATTCCCTACATTTTTAAGGCGTCGTATCGCAAAGCCAACCGCTCCCGTATGGATAGTTTCATGGGCATTGGCGACGAAGCTGCACTTCGCATCCTCGCCGACATCCGCAAGCGCTATCAGGTGCCGGTAGTAACGGATATTCATTCGGCTGCCGAGGCTGAAATGGCTGCTGAATATGTTGACATTCTGCAGATTCCCGCTTTTTTGTGTCGTCAGACCGACCTGCTGGTGGCAGCTGCAAAAACGCAGCGAACCATCAACATCAAAAAGGGACAGTTTCTTTCGGGTGCAAGCATGCGTTTTGCAGTGGAAAAAGTTCGCGAAGCAGGCAACGAAAAGGTGATGCTCACCGAACGCGGCAGCATGTTTGGCTATCAGGATTTAGTTGTGGATTTCCGCAACATTCCGGAGATGAAGAAGAACCAGGTTCCTGTGGTGCTCGACTGCACCCATTCGCTGCAGCAGCCAAACCAACAGGAAGGCGTTACGGGTGGACGTCCCGACCTGATCGAAACCATTGCCAAAGCCGGCATCGCTGCTGGAGCCGACGGATTGTTTATCGAAACGCACCCCAATCCTGCGAAAGCCCTCTCCGACGGCGCCAATATGCTACACCTCGACCTGCTCGATGAACTTTTGCAAAAGCTTGTGCACATTAGCCTGGCGGTGAGGTAA
- a CDS encoding endonuclease/exonuclease/phosphatase family protein, producing MNPDSSFYEILLLITTASAVMLFIATFITTLNLQYWWVRIFDFPRIQISLLLGVALVAALFLYDFSFWWHYLIIAGIVASIIYQATKIFPYTRLAKKEVLDAGQCDQKDVIAIMVSNVLQSNRNAQALVDLVRKRKPDILLTLETNKWWQQQLKVLEKDYPNNKKVPLENRYGMHLYSKLKLDDVRVEYLIQDDIPSVSAYATLRNDQRVKIHCLHPRPPSPTEADSSVPRDAELLLTGRRLKPDKESTLVFGDLNDVAWSGTTRLFQKISGMADPRKGRGFFNTFNAMHWYLRWPLDHLFHSTDFKIVSLERLPSIGSDHFPILVTLCFVPSARLQQDTPVADQEDRQEADEKIENGKKEA from the coding sequence ATGAATCCAGACTCATCGTTTTACGAAATTTTATTGCTGATTACCACAGCCTCGGCTGTGATGTTGTTTATCGCAACTTTTATTACCACCCTCAATCTTCAGTATTGGTGGGTGCGCATCTTCGATTTCCCGCGCATACAAATAAGTCTGCTACTTGGCGTTGCGTTGGTGGCAGCTTTGTTTTTGTATGATTTCTCTTTTTGGTGGCATTATCTGATAATTGCAGGCATTGTGGCTTCGATTATTTATCAGGCTACAAAAATTTTCCCTTACACGCGGTTAGCTAAAAAGGAAGTTTTGGATGCCGGCCAGTGCGATCAGAAAGATGTGATTGCCATTATGGTGAGCAATGTCTTGCAATCCAATCGCAATGCACAGGCTCTGGTTGATTTGGTGCGTAAACGTAAGCCTGATATTTTGCTTACCCTTGAAACCAACAAATGGTGGCAGCAACAGCTCAAAGTATTAGAAAAAGATTATCCAAATAATAAAAAGGTTCCGCTCGAGAATCGCTATGGGATGCATTTGTATTCCAAATTAAAGCTCGATGATGTGCGTGTGGAATATCTGATTCAGGACGACATTCCTTCTGTCTCGGCTTATGCAACTTTGCGCAACGATCAGCGTGTAAAGATTCATTGTTTGCATCCGCGGCCGCCAAGTCCTACCGAAGCCGACAGCTCCGTGCCTCGTGACGCGGAGCTGCTGCTTACAGGTCGCCGCCTAAAGCCCGATAAAGAGTCAACGCTGGTTTTTGGCGACCTCAACGATGTGGCATGGTCGGGCACCACACGACTTTTTCAAAAGATAAGTGGTATGGCTGATCCGCGAAAAGGTAGAGGCTTTTTTAATACTTTTAATGCCATGCACTGGTATTTGCGTTGGCCGCTCGACCACTTGTTTCATTCCACCGATTTTAAGATAGTTTCATTGGAACGCTTGCCATCAATAGGCTCCGACCACTTCCCGATCCTCGTCACCCTTTGCTTTGTTCCGTCTGCGCGCTTGCAGCAGGACACGCCTGTCGCTGACCAGGAAGATCGTCAAGAGGCCGATGAGAAAATTGAAAATGGGAAAAAAGAGGCATGA